CGTCCAGCCAGGCGGGGAGCCAGTCCACCGGGGCGAGCTTCCCGAAGAGCCAGGCGAGGCCGACCAGGGTGGCGAGGTGGAAGAGCTGGTCCCCCAGGAAGGCCCATAGGTTCTGCTTCTTGATTTTATCGAAGAAGCCGTGGGCCACCTGCACCAAAACCACGGCGCCGAAGAACCAGGTGTCGTGGAGGTAGGGCAGGCAGAGGACCAGGGTGGCCAGCAGGTGGAAGCCGGCGTGGACGAAGACGCCCCAGCGTTTGGCGTACCGCAGCCGGAAGAGCCAGTCGAACTGCAGGACGTAATCGCCGATGAGGAAGGCGAGGAGGAGGCGGTAGAAGAGGAAGGTGTTCATCTGCGTAGCCCTTTTTTAAAGCCCTCGTTCGCTGTAATAAAATCCGCTCCCGTCACCCCGTTCACTGAATCGGTGAGAAACGTCTCTGACATTGTACCAAAATCCACCGTACAAACCACGTCCCGCGCCACTCGCTGGGCCCGCCCCCGGCGCTAGAACTCCGCTTTGATCGCCCCCCAGGTCGTCTCGGCCACCTTCGGGATATCCTCCGTCGTGAAGCTCCAGACGAAGTCGTCGGTCATCTCGTTGCCGCGGTCGTCGGCCAGGCCGGCGGCCACAGTGCAGGTGACGGTCACGCCTTCGTAGAAGGGATCGTCACCGGTCCAGGTGCAGACTACGTCCATCGGATCTGCGTCGTCAGTGACCAAGTCGCCGGGGAGGGTCCGGGCCGGCATAGCGAGGACACTCAGAGCGGAGCCGGTGCTCGCGAAGCGGTCGCCGGACAGGGTGGAGTCCTGAACGGTGAAGTTAATGGTGCCGATGTCAACGGGATGCAGGTCGTCCACGCAGTGGAAGACGATGTTGGAGTCGAGCGGCACGCCAACCTCGCCGTCGTCCGGGTCCATGTAGTCCACGTACGGCGGGTCGAATTCGGGCTCAACCGCAGTGCCCTCGATGACCTGGAAGAAGCCGTAGGGCGCGCCAAACATGTATTGAGAGGAGTACCACGGGCCAGAGCCGCCACCGCCGTAATCGAAGTACGCCATGTCGTCCCATGCGTTATTGGTGACGGTCATATACCAAAAGCCGCTGGAGAAGTACGAAGCGCCCCAGTAGTGTCCGGCATCTAATTCGTAGTCCATCTCGGCTTCCATCTTGTACACGAGATAGCCGGAGGCGTACTGGCCGGTGGAGGTGAGCGTGTAGTCGGCATCCGCATTGTTCAGCTCGCTGCCGGGGCCCGAGCCGCCCGTATCGTTCCAGAACCGATGCACGTAGCCCGAGGCCTCCTGGTCGACTAGGACCCAGTATGTGATTTTCTCGATGTTCGAATCCTGGTCCAGGACGAAGTCGTCGGCGATGACCCAGCCGTAGGACGGCACGGTGGCGATTCCGGTCACGAACTGACCAAGGTCGAACTCAATGGTCATGTACAGCACGTCCAGGAAGCCGTTGGGCTCCGGCGGCAGGTACGCGGCCCCGTCGTGAGCGACCTCCCCGAGGTCCGTGCCGACGGCGAAGGCCGCGCACGCGCCCAGAACCAGTACAAGTGTCAGGTATCGCATTGCAAATCCTCCTTGAGAATTGATGAATCACGCAATCGGCCCGGCGCGACGGCGCCGATGTGCGACTATTTGAAGAGCAGGGTGTGGATCGGCCGCCAGTCGTCGCCGGGGTCGAAGGCGGCCATCTCCCGGCACAGGCTCGCGTAGTAGGCGGTGGGACCGTCCTGGGGATAGCCCTTCCCCAGCCGCTCGAAGGCGTCGAAGGCGGCCTTGAACTCCCGCCCCTCCCACAGGGACAGACCCCGCTTGAACTCGGCCAAGAGGCTTTCGAGCTCCGGCTCGGGCGTGCCGAGGCCCAGAAGCTCGTAGCAGATAACCGGCTCCGTCTTGCCCATGACGCGGAAGCTCCCCAGGCTGCGCAGGATGAAGCGGTCCACCAGGCGCTCCCGGGTGAACTCGGAGCAGATCACCTGGGTGCTGAAGATCTTGTTCAGGGGCTCCAGGCGTGCGCCCAGGTTCACGTTGTCCCCCATCACCGTGTAGTCGAAGCGCGTGTGGGAGCCCATGTTGCCCACCACCATGGGGCCGGAGTTGATGCCGATCCGCATGGACATGTGCGGCAGGTTCAGGGGCTTCCACTGCGCGTTGAGCTCCTCGAGCTTGGCGATCATCTCCAGGGCGGTGTGGCAGGCGGCGTCGGCGTGGTGCTCCACGGGCACCGGCGCCCCGAAAATCCCCATCACCGCGTCCCCGATGAACTTGTCCACCGTCCCCCGGTTGGCGAGGATGATGTCCGCCATGGGGGTCAGGTAGTCGTTCATCAGGTGCACGAGGTCCGTCGGCTCCATCTGCTCGGAGATGCGCGTGAAGCCCTTGACGTCGGTGAAGATGACGGAGAGGTCCAGCTTCTCTCCCCCCAGCCTCAACAGGTCGGGGTTGTCTATCATCTGCTCCACCACGGCGGGCGAGACGTAGTGCTGGAAGGTGTCCTTTATCTTGCGCTTGGCCCGCTGCTCGGTGACGTAGTTGAAGCCGACGACGGTGACCAGGGCCAACAGGATGCCGGAGCCGGGCCGGACAATCTCCAGCCACAGGTTGTGGGCGGAGAATATCCAGAAGGCGCCGAAGATGTAGCCGCCCAACAGGACCAGGGTCAGGGGGATGGCCACCCACCACCGCAGGTAGGCCACCAGGAAGCCCACCCCCAGGGTGAGGAGGATGAAAATCCCCAGGGCGAGGCCCGGGTCCAGGCGATCGAGGTAGTCGTCCCCGAGCATGTTGGCGATGGCGGTCGCGTGGATCTCCAGGCCCGGGTGCGTGTTGGAAAAGGGGCTGGAGATGAAGTCGAAGAGGCCCTCGGCGGTGCCGCCTACCAGGACGACCTTGCCGTGGAAGTTGTCCCACGCCTGGACGGCTTTCTGTTCGGGGGACATATCGTCGCGTACGGCCAGGTACTCGATGTCGGTGAAGGAGTAGTAGTTGAAGGTTCCCTCGGGACCCTGCCCCGGCGGGCCGAGGTAGTTGAGCAGGAGCTCGGCCTGGGGGGTGGTGGGGATGACCTTCGAGTCGCCCAGAAGGACGCCCACGTCGGGGTCGAAGCTTATCTTGTCCAGGGGGACGCCCAGGGCCTGCGCCACCGCGGCCAGGGAGAGACTCGGGAAGACGAGGACCTCCCCGGGCCGGGGGCCCTCGGCGGAGATCAACAGCGGCACCCGCCAGATAATCTCGTCGTAGGGGGACATCTTGGTGTGCCCCAGCATGCGGGCGGCTCCGGACAGCTCGGGGATGGGCGGCAACCAGCCGGTAAAGTAGTAGAGGTTCCGCGTCACCTCCGGCGGGAGCTTGATGGCGCGGGCGGTGAAGGGGTTGCCGGAGACATCGCGCGCCTGCTCCTCGGCGGAGAAGTCCACGGCGGAGAGGCCTAGGATGACGTCCCCCGCCCGGGCCACGGACCCGGCGAAGACTTCGTCCTCGGAATGGGAGGCCATCCAGCCGGCGACCTCATCCACCGAACGCGCGCCCTCCAGGAACCGGCGGTTTATCCGGGGGTAGTCGGGGTTGCCCGCCGGCTCGAAGAAGTGGATGTCGAAGACCAGCGCCGCCGGCTCGGCCTGGGCCACCAGGTCCACCACCTGGGCGTAGTACTCCCGGGTCCAGTCGGGGTAGCGGCCCAGCCCCTCCTGATCGGGGGGCAGGAGGCTGCGTTCGTCCACGTCAATGATGGCGATTCCGGGGACCTTGGCGCCGGCGTTCTCGGCGCCCTCGTAGCACTTGCCCCGGACCTGCACGCGGGCCCGCATCGTCGAGAGCTCGAAGTCCTCGAAGAATGCGGTCAGATTCAAAAGGAAGGCCAGCAAGCCGGCCGCCGCCGCCACGGCGAAGGTCACCAGCACCTTCCACCCCGCCTTCTTGGACCCTTGAGCGCCCACCTCACTCCTTTGATCTGGAGGCCCGATTATTTTAATCCCAAGGATGGTAGCACAACCGGGGCGCCTCTGTCCCCCGACAATCGCCGTGTGATACACTTACCCCACCAGCCGAACCGGCCGATCCCCAACGAGGAGATACTTATGAAGAAGATCGCTCTCTTTCTGTGCCTGACGGCCGTAGCCGTCCTGGCCGTGCCCCAGGTCTCCGCCTTCTACGACCCGCTGCTCGACGACTGGATCGTGTACGCGCTCTCCGACTCCGGCGGGCTCTACATGCTGCGCGGCGACGCTTTCGAGAAGGTCACCGACATGCCCGGCAGCGGGCCCTATGACGTCGCCGCCTTCTACGACATCGTGGCCGACGACTGGATCGTCTACACCGTCAACGGCTCGGGGATGCTCCACCGGCTCCA
This genomic stretch from bacterium harbors:
- a CDS encoding Ig-like domain-containing protein, whose protein sequence is MRYLTLVLVLGACAAFAVGTDLGEVAHDGAAYLPPEPNGFLDVLYMTIEFDLGQFVTGIATVPSYGWVIADDFVLDQDSNIEKITYWVLVDQEASGYVHRFWNDTGGSGPGSELNNADADYTLTSTGQYASGYLVYKMEAEMDYELDAGHYWGASYFSSGFWYMTVTNNAWDDMAYFDYGGGGSGPWYSSQYMFGAPYGFFQVIEGTAVEPEFDPPYVDYMDPDDGEVGVPLDSNIVFHCVDDLHPVDIGTINFTVQDSTLSGDRFASTGSALSVLAMPARTLPGDLVTDDADPMDVVCTWTGDDPFYEGVTVTCTVAAGLADDRGNEMTDDFVWSFTTEDIPKVAETTWGAIKAEF
- a CDS encoding adenylate/guanylate cyclase domain-containing protein, whose amino-acid sequence is MGAQGSKKAGWKVLVTFAVAAAAGLLAFLLNLTAFFEDFELSTMRARVQVRGKCYEGAENAGAKVPGIAIIDVDERSLLPPDQEGLGRYPDWTREYYAQVVDLVAQAEPAALVFDIHFFEPAGNPDYPRINRRFLEGARSVDEVAGWMASHSEDEVFAGSVARAGDVILGLSAVDFSAEEQARDVSGNPFTARAIKLPPEVTRNLYYFTGWLPPIPELSGAARMLGHTKMSPYDEIIWRVPLLISAEGPRPGEVLVFPSLSLAAVAQALGVPLDKISFDPDVGVLLGDSKVIPTTPQAELLLNYLGPPGQGPEGTFNYYSFTDIEYLAVRDDMSPEQKAVQAWDNFHGKVVLVGGTAEGLFDFISSPFSNTHPGLEIHATAIANMLGDDYLDRLDPGLALGIFILLTLGVGFLVAYLRWWVAIPLTLVLLGGYIFGAFWIFSAHNLWLEIVRPGSGILLALVTVVGFNYVTEQRAKRKIKDTFQHYVSPAVVEQMIDNPDLLRLGGEKLDLSVIFTDVKGFTRISEQMEPTDLVHLMNDYLTPMADIILANRGTVDKFIGDAVMGIFGAPVPVEHHADAACHTALEMIAKLEELNAQWKPLNLPHMSMRIGINSGPMVVGNMGSHTRFDYTVMGDNVNLGARLEPLNKIFSTQVICSEFTRERLVDRFILRSLGSFRVMGKTEPVICYELLGLGTPEPELESLLAEFKRGLSLWEGREFKAAFDAFERLGKGYPQDGPTAYYASLCREMAAFDPGDDWRPIHTLLFK